The Candidatus Poribacteria bacterium genomic sequence ATTCACCATACATACATTTAGAACTAACATATTGAGGTGTAATTATGTCAGATTATTCAAAGACTTACCGCGTCGGACTCGTTGGGAGCGGTGGCATTGCGCGGGCGCACGGCACCGCCTGCCAAGCACTCGATGGCGCTGACCTTTCCGCTATCTGCGATGTTTCGCAGGATGCGTTGGATCGTTACGGCGAACAGTTCGGTGTTCCTAACCGATACCTCGACTTAGACGATATGCTTGAGGATGCAAACTTGGATATCGCTATCCTATGTAACTGGGGGGCAGTCCACGCCGAAACGGGGATTCAGATTGCGAAGTCACGAAAGGTGCGAGCCATCCTGTGCGAGAAGCCGTTTACCAATAACGCGGCTGAAGCGAGGCAGATGGTCGCTGCGGCGGAAGAGAACGGTATCCTCCTCGCTGAAGCCTTCAAGTTCCGTCATCACCCGATGCACCTCAAAGCGAAAGAACTGGCGGATTCGGGTGCTATCGGCGATGTGCTGACACTCCGCAGTACATTCTGTTCGGGTGGCAGCGGTGCCGGTCCTGAAGCACGGAAACCGGAGGACAATTGGCGTTTCAACAAGGCAAAGGGCGGCGGCAGCGTCTATG encodes the following:
- a CDS encoding Gfo/Idh/MocA family oxidoreductase, which translates into the protein MSDYSKTYRVGLVGSGGIARAHGTACQALDGADLSAICDVSQDALDRYGEQFGVPNRYLDLDDMLEDANLDIAILCNWGAVHAETGIQIAKSRKVRAILCEKPFTNNAAEARQMVAAAEENGILLAEAFKFRHHPMHLKAKELADSGAIGDVLTLRSTFCSGGSGAGPEARKPEDNWRFNKAKGGGSVYDLACYCIHHARFIFGADPVRVFASSQPGLEVDDAMYILLVFPGDRTAQISVGFNTASAQYVEICGSGGMLRIEIAWNNENRSVDLEHRTPDGTELINFEPIHQFTNQLAHLCDCLETGQPHRIPPENSINQMRTIDAIFESAATGKAVEM